From a single Aquarana catesbeiana isolate 2022-GZ linkage group LG09, ASM4218655v1, whole genome shotgun sequence genomic region:
- the LOC141108168 gene encoding G-protein coupled receptor 12-like → MLHQPAAAAMDQLLYFHNASSGRMSHHPYDPWDTNTSTVTTSDLSPDETVNPWDIILCVTGTIMACENSIVIAILFYTPTLRAPMFILIGSLALADLFAGVGLIVNFVVLYVFNNEVATLSSAGLLLAAFSASVCSLLAITVDRYLSLYNALTYHTERTLTFTYIILILLWALCICIGLLPIMGWNCVREQSSCSVLRPVTKNNAAVLAVTFLLLFALMMQLYLQICRIAFRHAQQIAVQHQFMATSHASSTRKGVSTLSLILGTFALCWIPFAVYSLVADSSYPMIYTYSLVLPATFNSVINPIIYAFRNPDIQKSLWLACCGCIPPRFLSGPRTSSDV, encoded by the coding sequence ATGCTTCACCagcctgcagctgcagccatggatCAACTGCTGTATTTCCACAATGCTTCCTCTGGAAGGATGTCCCATCACCCCTACGACCCATGGGACACCAACACCTCCACCGTTACCACATCCGACCTGTCTCCGGATGAGACTGTCAATCCATGGGACATTATTCTGTGTGTAACAGGAACCATCATGGCATGTGAAAACTCAATTGTGATAGCTATACTCTTCTATACGCCCACGCTCCGTGCCCCCATGTTTATACTCATCGGCAGCCTGGCACTGGCAGATCTATTTGCAGGTGTGGGACTTATTGTGAATTTTGTAGTCCTATATGTGTTTAATAATGAAGTGGCCACACTGAGCTCTGCAGGGCTGCTGTTAGCTGCCTTCTCAGCCTCTGTCTGCAGCCTTCTAGCTATCACAGTGGACAGATACCTGTCTCTCTACAATGCCCTTACCTACCACACAGAGAGAACACTGACTTTCACTTATATAATTCTAATCCTGCTGTGGGCCCTGTGTATCTGCATTGGTTTATTACCCATCATGGGTTGGAACTGTGTTAGAGAACAGTCCTCCTGCAGTGTCCTGAGACCGGTAACAAAAAACAATGCAGCCGTATTGGCAGTGACCTTCCTCCTTCTCTTCGCCCTGATGATGCAACTCTACCTGCAAATATGCAGGATCGCTTTCCGCCATGCCCAGCAGATTGCAGTGCAGCACCAGTTTATGGCCACATCTCACGCCTCCAGCACCAGGAAGGGAGTTTCAACCTTGTCTCTCATATTGGGTACTTTTGCACTTTGCTGGATTCCCTTTGCTGTGTATTCATTGGTCGCTGACTCAAGTTACCCTATGATATACACGTACTCATTGGTTCTGCCAGCCACCTTCAATTCTGTCATCAACCCCATTATTTATGCTTTCAGAAACCCAGACATACAGAAATCACTATGGCTTGCCTGCTGTGGTTGTATCCCACCCAGGTTTCTATCTGGGCCCAGAACTTCCAGTGATGTATAG